From one Plectropomus leopardus isolate mb chromosome 8, YSFRI_Pleo_2.0, whole genome shotgun sequence genomic stretch:
- the sdf4 gene encoding 45 kDa calcium-binding protein — MAVWRKLWCRNLLAVSLLVYFLLHTMDVHARPANMSAAKDKSPPSKDENEILPPDHLNGVKMEMDGHLNKDFHQEVFLGKELDEFEEDSEPRRNRKKLIEIFTKVDFNKDRSVSAKEMQRWIMEKTEEHFQEATVENKNSFRAVDPDGDGHVTWDEYRIKFLASKGLNEREIAEKIKNNEDLKLDEETQEVLESLKDRWFQADNPPADQLLNEQEFLSFLHPEHSRGMLKYMVKEIVRDLDQDGDKKLTLSEFISLPVGTVENQQAQDIDDDWVRERKKEFEDVIDSNRDGIVTMEELEEYMDPMNEHNALNEAKQMIAVADENQNHNLELDEILKYSEYFTGSKLMDYAKNVHEEF; from the exons ATGGCTGTTTGGAGGAAACTGTGGTGCAGAAACCTCCTGGCAGTGTCTCTGCTCGTCTACTTCCTGCTCCACACCATGGACGTACACGCACGGCCAGCCAACATGTCAGCCGCCAAAGACAAGTCTCCACCCAGCAAGGATGAAAATGAGATTCTTCCCCCAGACCACCTGAACGGGGTGAAGATGGAGATGGACGGTCACCTGAATAAAGATTTCCATCAGGAGGTGTTCCTGGGTAAAGAGCTCGACGAGTTCGAGGAGGACTCGGAGCCCAGGAGGAACAGAAAGAAGCTGATTGAAATTTTCACCAA AGTTGATTTCAACAAGGACAGGAGTGTTAGCGCCAAGGAGATGCAGCGCTGGATTATGGAGAAGACGGAGGAGCACTTCCAGGAGGCCACGGTGGAGAACAAGAACAGTTTCCGTGCCGTTGACCCGGACGGTGACG GCCACGTGACATGGGATGAATACAGAATCAAATTTCTGGCCAGCAAAGGATTGAATGAAAGGGAGATCgctgagaaaataaagaataacgAAGATCTGAAACTGGACGAGGAAA CTCAGGAGGTTTTGGAGAGCCTGAAGGACCGCTGGTTTCAGGCTGACAACCCTCCAGCTGACCAGCTGCTGAATGAGCAGGAGTTCCTGTCCTTCCTCCATCCTGAGCACAGCAGAGGCATGCTCAAGTACATGGTCAAGGAGATTGTGCGTGACTTGG ATCAGGATGGTGATAAGAAACTGACCTTGTCGGAGTTCATCTCTCTACCTGTGGGCACCGTGGAGAACCAGCAGGCTCAGGACATCGATGACGACTGGGTGcgagagaggaagaaggagtTCGAGGACGTCATCGATTCAAACCGCGATGGCATCGTCACCATGGAGGAACTGgag GAGTACATGGACCCGATGAACGAGCACAACGCCTTGAACGAGGCCAAGCAGATGATCGCCGTCGCAGACGAAAACCAGAATCACAATTTGGAGCTGGACGAGATTCTCAAGTACAGCGAATACTTCACGGGCAGCAAGCTCATGGATTACGCTAAAAATGTTCACGAGGAGTTCTGA